The Aphis gossypii isolate Hap1 unplaced genomic scaffold, ASM2018417v2 Contig00124, whole genome shotgun sequence DNA window GATCACTGTAATATAACAAACGTTAAAGTATTTCTTAACTCAATAGCTTATCCAGTTATCCatatgataatttgaatttagattttacgaaaaataatttcaccttattatatgatatgtatacatcgtttcaagaatcgtactatgaaaaaaatatacgaaaccCCATATTATGTCCCTCTACTTTTCTATCGAACGCTCCAATTGTAGTTATCGATACTTCAAAACAGAACGATTCGGCTACAGCATCATCAGTAGATGTGCAATTGGAATTTGAAGCATCGGAATCTCTTACAAGTGTAACTgcttattgttaattaattcatgATCGCATTGTTGAATATGTATCTTTTATTAGAGAAGTAAGAAAACtagtgtgaataatattaaaaaactgatttatttaaaatacttgatgttaaatactattaattaatttaaaataaataaacaaaatgataataaaaaaaatgtttttatttatttcagaaatttaaacgaaaatgattcgtttaactaataactaatcatgtttttatttcagtaaaagtaatagggagattttttatactgtaaGAAGGACATTccgctttaaacatttttcgtgTCCCTAAAAATGAAGCCAAACGCCTCATGGTTTCCCTGAAACAACGTGGGGCGTCTGACTCTATTTTACAGCGGGAATTTCTTACACTGCAAGGGGACAATACCCCCCTCGAACTTTTTTCATCTTCGCTgaaaaatggagccagacgccccatatttatactaagaaATGGTTAGAAAAACCATGGGGTGTCTGGCTCCATTTTACAGCGAGAATTTCTTACACTGCAAGGGGACCAtaccccctcaaacttttttcatctccgctgaaaaatggagccagacgccccatatttatactacttacattcatttaaaaaaggtaaacgaattttatatctaataaaaataaatatacacatatttatctatatatgtgGCTCGGCGCAGCGTGGTGGTAACACGATTGAGAGTAAGTAATACCCGCtgccaatatattataaacatattttaattttttgcgtGCCTTCAAAATTTTTTCGCCACTTTAGGCTCACTTGCCGTGGATTTTTCATTTCTGATATAAGGtaaaatgttaactatatGCAACAAACATACTAACTTaggttaataaaaactaatttacacCATTATACGGTACATCACAACTGTTAACTGATATTtactttgtaatttatatacaataacgaCATCCGGTTGTTCGattgacattttttgttaaaatatacctttttatttttcatcataatttcaatataaacagTGTAAATCTGAAATTTTGAAACGCAAAACGCAGTCGCAATAGTGCCCTTATAGAAAAGGATGAAATTGTTTTGTGGCGTAGAcggtatttacaaaatattcgtAAATATCGTGAAGAAGGGCggcatttatactatattgacGAAACCTGGGTCAACGCAGGCGACTGTACCAGCAAAACGAGGGTagacaaaacaattaaatcgCCTCGTGATGCTATTCTTCAAGGTCTCTTGACGGGGTCTCAGAGCCCATCTGACAAAGGTAAGAGGCTAATTGTTTTTCACATTGGGTCTGAAGATGGGTTTGTACCAGGTGGcctattatgttttaagtcAAAAAAAACGACCGACTACCAAGAAGAAATGAATggtgatacattttataactggATGAAAAACGTAATACCACGACTCAAAGagaattgtgttattataatggacAACACCCTATATCACTCtgtgaaaaaagaaaaaatcccaaatataactacaaaaaaagCAGATATCATACAATGGTTACAGGACAAGGGCGAAGTAATTAATCGACCTATGGTGATTCCTGAATTAATCGATAGAGTAAAAATACTAAGACCACAATacgaaaagtatttaattgacGATCTGGCTGAAACACACAACAGGAC harbors:
- the LOC114128157 gene encoding uncharacterized protein LOC114128157 — its product is MSATEANAGGEMKSRKQKPRTCERSLIQKKKNCRNSALIEKDEIVLWRRRYLQNIRKYREEGRHLYYIDETWVNAGDCTSKTRVDKTIKSPRDAILQGLLTGSQSPSDKGKRLIVFHIGSEDGFVPGGLLCFKSKKTTDYQEEMNGDTFYNWMKNVIPRLKENCVIIMDNTLYHSVKKEKIPNITTKKADIIQWLQDKGEVINRPMVIPELIDRVKILRPQYEKYLIDDLAETHNRTILRLLPYHCELNPIELAWANVKDHVKKNNTSYKLSDVKTLLLEGIERVDENMWTNCIRHTMTEEEKFYQIDFIVDNLLSAETESLTMTVGDTSSDSEFTSDDE